The Neobacillus sp. PS3-34 genome has a window encoding:
- a CDS encoding nucleoside recognition domain-containing protein has product MVNYVWVFMTIFGVIFAMVNGTMDKVNKAIFSGAGDAVTLCIGLISILVFWLGMMKIAEESGLLERLSRLFRPLVKRLFPDVPPNHPAMGYILSNMIANMFGLGNAATPLGIKAMEQLKELNGGKDYASRSMVTFLAINTSSITLIPTTVIAIRMTYHSASPTEIVVPTLIATLISAIGGILIDRYFYFRRSRKG; this is encoded by the coding sequence ATGGTTAATTATGTTTGGGTGTTTATGACGATCTTTGGAGTCATATTTGCGATGGTGAACGGAACAATGGATAAAGTTAATAAAGCAATTTTCAGCGGAGCGGGAGATGCTGTCACACTGTGCATCGGTTTGATCAGCATTCTCGTTTTCTGGCTTGGAATGATGAAAATAGCTGAAGAATCTGGACTTCTTGAAAGATTGTCCAGACTATTTCGACCTCTGGTCAAGCGGCTTTTTCCGGATGTGCCCCCAAATCATCCGGCAATGGGATACATTTTATCAAACATGATTGCCAATATGTTTGGACTGGGAAATGCAGCCACACCCTTAGGGATTAAAGCGATGGAACAATTAAAAGAGCTGAATGGCGGAAAGGATTATGCCAGCAGGTCAATGGTAACCTTTCTCGCAATTAATACGTCCAGTATTACCCTGATTCCCACTACTGTTATAGCCATCAGAATGACCTATCACTCTGCATCGCCAACTGAAATTGTGGTGCCAACGCTGATTGCAACCTTGATTTCAGCAATCGGAGGAATTTTAATCGATCGATATTTTTATTTTCGAAGAAGCCGTAAAGGGTGA
- a CDS encoding spore maturation protein, translating into MEALSLISLWFIPVLIGFILLYGTFKGVQTYESFVEGGKEGIKIAISIIPFLVGMLVAISVFRASGALEWLTDFIRPALKDIGIPAEIVPLAIIRPISGTAALGMTADLIAVHGPDSFLGRLASVLQGSTDTTFYVLTVYFGAVGIKKMGDALKVGLLADVVGIAAAIFVVAFFF; encoded by the coding sequence TTGGAGGCACTTTCGCTAATTTCTCTGTGGTTCATTCCTGTTTTAATCGGTTTTATACTTTTATATGGAACCTTTAAAGGGGTTCAAACGTATGAAAGCTTTGTAGAGGGCGGAAAAGAAGGAATCAAGATTGCCATTTCTATCATCCCATTTTTAGTGGGCATGCTGGTAGCCATTTCGGTATTCAGGGCATCTGGTGCACTTGAGTGGCTGACAGATTTTATTCGCCCAGCCCTGAAAGATATAGGCATCCCGGCGGAAATCGTTCCACTTGCGATAATTAGGCCGATTTCAGGAACGGCTGCACTTGGAATGACTGCTGACCTGATAGCGGTCCATGGACCAGATTCTTTTCTTGGCAGGCTCGCTTCAGTTTTGCAAGGTAGTACTGATACCACTTTTTATGTTTTAACAGTCTATTTCGGCGCTGTTGGGATTAAGAAGATGGGTGATGCCTTGAAGGTTGGTTTGCTTGCCGATGTCGTGGGGATTGCAGCGGCAATTTTTGTGGTAGCATTTTTCTTTTGA